A portion of the Mesobacillus sp. AQ2 genome contains these proteins:
- a CDS encoding carbohydrate ABC transporter permease codes for MSSTTAPKFHETKKFKDRVRHTFVTLLLIAGSTLILLPLWWMISTSLKSPAEIAQYPPTFFPEEFNFNNYIEAWQTAPFTRWALNTLFLATVGTIGSVVVNSLVAYGFAKIKFRGRNALFVLVLSTMLIPGFVTMVPQYILFSKLGWVNTYLPLLVPAFLGSAFFIFLLRQFMMGIPNELIEAAVLDGAGHLQIWWHIMLPLTKPALITVAIFSFNGAWNDLLGPLLYINDESMYTLQIGLQTFKGTVQTQWHYLMAMSVTVLLPVILLFFFFQKYFIEGSNISSGTKG; via the coding sequence ATGAGTTCAACGACAGCCCCAAAATTTCATGAGACTAAGAAGTTCAAAGATAGGGTAAGACATACATTTGTGACGCTGTTGCTGATTGCCGGCAGTACGCTGATTTTACTGCCATTATGGTGGATGATCTCGACATCATTGAAATCACCTGCTGAGATTGCGCAATATCCCCCGACGTTTTTTCCTGAGGAGTTCAATTTCAACAATTATATCGAGGCCTGGCAGACTGCGCCTTTCACTCGTTGGGCTTTGAATACTCTTTTCCTTGCGACCGTCGGAACCATCGGAAGTGTAGTTGTTAACTCATTGGTGGCTTATGGCTTTGCGAAAATTAAATTCAGGGGCAGGAATGCTTTATTTGTACTGGTTCTCTCAACCATGCTTATCCCCGGATTTGTGACGATGGTGCCGCAATATATCCTTTTTTCAAAACTTGGCTGGGTGAACACATACTTGCCTTTGCTCGTTCCAGCATTTCTTGGCAGTGCTTTTTTCATATTCCTGCTCCGCCAGTTCATGATGGGGATTCCGAATGAACTGATCGAGGCGGCCGTACTTGATGGAGCGGGCCATTTGCAGATCTGGTGGCATATCATGCTGCCACTGACAAAGCCCGCTTTGATTACTGTAGCAATTTTCTCTTTCAATGGTGCATGGAATGACCTGTTGGGACCACTGCTGTACATCAATGATGAAAGCATGTACACCTTGCAGATTGGTCTGCAAACCTTCAAAGGTACTGTCCAGACGCAGTGGCATTATTTGATGGCAATGTCTGTCACGGTATTGCTGCCAGTTATTCTGTTATTCTTCTTTTTCCAAAAGTACTTCATAGAAGGCTCGAATATCTCATCCGGAACAAAGGGATGA
- the treP gene encoding PTS system trehalose-specific EIIBC component gives MDRKAVEQIVEAVGGKENIAAATHCVTRLRFALKDEGKVDKDQLENNDLVKGSFSANGQYQVVIGQGLVDKVYAEMVAITGIGEASKQEIKDAAAQNLNPLQRAIKTLADIFIPILPAIVTAGLLMGINNILTGKDIFFEGKALIDVYTGWADFASIINLIANTAFVFLPGLIGWSAVNKFGGSPLLGIVLGLMLVHPDLLNAWGYGAAKEIPTWNLFGLTVEKVGYQGQVLPVLLASYVLAKMEIFLRKRIPDAFQLLTVAPIALLVTGFLSFIVIGPITFAIGNLITDGVVGIFDAAPALGGLIYGGLYAPLVITGMHHTFLAVDLQLIGSIGGTFLWPMVALSNIAQGSAAFAMMFAEKDNEKLKGLSMTSAISAWLGITEPAMFGVNLRYRYPFIAAIIGSAIAGIVITLRGVMAPSIGVGGLPAFLSIFTEFWGVFFIGMGIALVVPFVLTFIMAKTRKKKEA, from the coding sequence ATGGATCGCAAAGCAGTTGAACAAATTGTTGAGGCTGTGGGCGGCAAAGAGAATATCGCCGCGGCTACTCATTGTGTGACAAGGCTTCGTTTTGCTTTAAAGGATGAAGGAAAAGTAGACAAGGATCAGCTAGAGAATAATGACCTTGTAAAAGGGTCATTTTCTGCGAATGGTCAATACCAGGTAGTCATTGGCCAGGGTCTTGTCGATAAGGTATACGCTGAAATGGTAGCGATTACCGGAATAGGAGAAGCTTCAAAACAAGAAATCAAAGATGCGGCAGCGCAAAACTTGAATCCCCTGCAAAGGGCGATCAAGACACTTGCCGATATCTTCATTCCAATCCTGCCAGCGATCGTGACTGCTGGTTTATTGATGGGTATCAATAATATCCTGACCGGAAAGGATATCTTCTTTGAAGGTAAGGCGTTAATTGATGTGTATACTGGCTGGGCTGATTTTGCCAGCATCATCAATTTAATTGCCAATACTGCGTTCGTGTTCCTGCCTGGTTTGATTGGCTGGAGTGCGGTAAATAAATTTGGCGGAAGTCCGCTTCTTGGTATTGTATTGGGACTTATGCTCGTCCACCCTGACCTGCTGAATGCATGGGGATACGGAGCAGCAAAAGAAATCCCTACATGGAATTTATTTGGACTGACTGTTGAGAAAGTTGGCTATCAAGGACAAGTATTACCAGTATTGTTAGCTTCTTATGTACTTGCGAAAATGGAAATTTTCTTACGAAAGCGTATCCCTGATGCTTTTCAGTTGTTGACGGTAGCTCCGATTGCTTTATTGGTAACTGGTTTCCTGTCATTCATCGTGATAGGGCCGATTACTTTTGCGATTGGGAACCTGATTACAGACGGTGTTGTCGGAATTTTTGATGCAGCACCTGCACTTGGCGGTTTAATTTACGGCGGACTTTATGCACCGCTCGTTATCACTGGTATGCACCATACCTTCCTTGCGGTTGACTTGCAGCTGATCGGATCAATTGGCGGAACATTCCTCTGGCCGATGGTTGCACTTTCAAACATCGCTCAGGGCTCGGCTGCTTTTGCAATGATGTTCGCTGAAAAAGATAATGAGAAATTAAAAGGTCTTTCCATGACTTCGGCCATTTCTGCATGGCTTGGAATTACCGAGCCTGCCATGTTCGGTGTGAATCTGCGCTACAGATATCCATTCATTGCAGCAATCATCGGTTCTGCAATCGCGGGAATCGTCATCACGCTTCGTGGTGTTATGGCACCATCAATCGGTGTGGGAGGCCTGCCGGCATTCCTTTCAATCTTCACTGAATTCTGGGGTGTGTTCTTTATCGGAATGGGCATTGCGCTCGTTGTACCGTTTGTACTGACATTCATTATGGCAAAGACGAGAAAGAAAAAAGAAGCATAA
- a CDS encoding YkvA family protein: MLGTKKFEEGYKRFESKAKEYIKRPEKTDILLKDAGKKADENKGVLAESWDNLQLLFELVGAWRRGEYRKIPTGSIVTIIAAIIYFVSPIDFIPDFLIGLGIVDDAAVIGFVLKQITNDLEKFSLWKENQGTNHLIIEETPHESNTPTLN; the protein is encoded by the coding sequence ATGTTAGGTACAAAAAAATTTGAAGAAGGCTATAAAAGATTTGAATCAAAAGCTAAAGAGTATATCAAGCGGCCAGAAAAAACGGATATTCTTTTAAAGGATGCAGGCAAAAAGGCTGATGAGAACAAAGGGGTCCTTGCTGAAAGTTGGGACAACCTCCAGCTTTTGTTCGAATTAGTCGGAGCCTGGCGGCGTGGAGAATACCGAAAAATACCGACTGGATCAATAGTGACCATCATTGCCGCAATCATTTACTTTGTATCTCCCATCGATTTTATACCAGACTTCCTGATTGGGCTTGGAATAGTCGATGATGCTGCCGTGATTGGATTTGTTCTGAAACAAATCACCAACGATTTGGAAAAATTCAGTCTCTGGAAGGAAAATCAGGGTACAAATCATCTCATCATAGAAGAGACCCCACATGAAAGCAACACGCCAACTCTGAACTAG